In the genome of Mycoplasma seminis, one region contains:
- a CDS encoding IS3 family transposase: MIKEQIVLNKSLMERLFNCILTIERNKFPYEKFINLFEIATNIQLPKNQLMEIIEFIKHYNLHNMNKEVVYKLSKDKRGRKRKNTKVNWNKISKDDMVTILEIWQKYGEIVKDIPEEDLNKIKNIKSSKAEIAKSFNMSRSTLFNLLSQKTSKNSDKEIEYENEIKEVFYKHKRNFGRARISAVLEKEYGIKISSRTIGRRMKQIGLKCRVRQKQKEREIKNTSAQCDNIVKRDYNDKENRNIVATDVTYLKVPYDLKYVLNHLFLSVAIDHKTKRVLNYNVSTRNDTELVISHIKELEFDSPWIIHSDHGYQYTSKEYIELINSKNGTISMSRVGNSLDNREAEYFFSILKSECLNFVNYNTTSYDELLVIIKDFIEYYNSERIQSNLGWLTPNQFYALNS; encoded by the coding sequence ATGATAAAAGAGCAAATTGTTTTGAATAAATCATTAATGGAAAGATTATTCAATTGTATTCTCACTATAGAAAGAAATAAATTTCCTTATGAAAAATTCATAAATTTATTTGAAATAGCCACAAATATTCAACTACCAAAAAATCAATTAATGGAAATTATTGAATTTATAAAACATTATAATTTACATAATATGAATAAAGAAGTAGTTTACAAATTATCAAAAGATAAACGTGGAAGAAAAAGAAAAAATACAAAAGTTAATTGAAACAAGATTTCAAAAGACGATATGGTTACAATACTAGAAATTTGACAAAAATATGGAGAAATTGTCAAAGATATTCCTGAAGAAGATTTGAACAAAATCAAAAATATTAAATCAAGTAAAGCTGAAATAGCTAAATCTTTTAACATGTCTAGAAGCACTTTATTTAATTTATTAAGCCAAAAAACTTCTAAAAATTCAGATAAAGAAATTGAATATGAAAATGAAATTAAAGAAGTGTTTTACAAGCACAAAAGAAATTTTGGAAGAGCTAGAATTTCTGCTGTATTAGAAAAAGAATACGGTATTAAGATTTCTTCTAGAACAATAGGAAGAAGAATGAAACAAATAGGCCTTAAATGTAGAGTTAGACAAAAACAAAAAGAAAGAGAAATTAAAAATACTTCTGCACAATGTGACAACATAGTTAAAAGAGATTATAACGATAAAGAAAATAGAAATATTGTAGCAACAGATGTTACATACCTAAAAGTTCCTTACGATTTAAAATATGTATTAAATCACTTATTTTTATCAGTCGCAATAGATCATAAAACAAAAAGAGTGTTAAATTATAATGTCTCAACCAGAAATGATACTGAACTTGTTATTTCGCATATAAAAGAATTAGAATTTGATTCACCATGAATAATTCACTCAGATCACGGTTATCAATACACTTCAAAAGAGTATATTGAATTAATTAATTCTAAAAACGGGACTATATCGATGAGTAGAGTAGGCAATTCTCTAGACAATAGAGAAGCAGAATATTTCTTCTCGATTTTAAAATCTGAATGTTTAAATTTTGTTAATTACAACACAACTTCATATGATGAATTATTAGTAATTATCAAAGATTTTATTGAATATTATAATTCGGAAAGAATTCAATCTAATTTAGGATGATTAACTCCTAATCAATTTTATGCTTTAAATTCTTAA
- a CDS encoding putative cysteine peptidase yields MNKKILKTFLSTSVLISSAAIIPSMTTTISSSTDSENDLVIKSELARVNKIDKTVHIVKYTKVIEDIQKHKYLLICFDNMYSIIDMRYLISLETRWGDISQYQNSSNLAYIPSKGIFEKGNDNSFLEISTNKLYSFDEIKDFEFNLYLPKDSFFKQEQLEKRKSQIKELSRTTYRANNEKPNPYTVIPYAEIWHGSDRTFISNPNVTDLADHSWWWLTRDSASRIGYDEDRADEYFNKEVSSGWCCYNALSNLILYNELFKYDGLFSDDEYKTFITNDYNPNNLIRYTSPVWKWHKNNDNAPTDSERRTFDYYLHKLNNKNYNFKIKESGWALNNLYNKFIKGKKAEKLYQPYYSDSWKYSFKKAWKYITKYKIPVILTAGNVNAKYKKFNHAFIAYGYDSDTDQFLITNLWPSSPKTNACLLSYYLDAGAFSMFTLYPVNYTREHAWPKAYFKYKDSEYTWKQVETHIIYDQSAKV; encoded by the coding sequence ATGAATAAAAAAATCTTAAAAACTTTTTTAAGTACTTCTGTTTTAATTTCTAGTGCAGCAATCATTCCATCAATGACTACAACAATTTCAAGCTCTACAGATTCAGAAAATGATCTTGTTATCAAATCTGAACTTGCTAGAGTTAATAAAATTGATAAAACTGTTCATATAGTTAAATATACAAAAGTTATTGAAGATATTCAAAAGCATAAATATTTATTAATTTGTTTTGATAATATGTATTCAATAATCGATATGCGTTATTTAATCTCTTTAGAAACTAGATGAGGAGACATTTCACAATATCAAAATTCATCCAACTTAGCATATATACCAAGTAAGGGAATCTTTGAAAAAGGAAATGATAATTCTTTTCTTGAAATATCTACAAACAAGTTATATTCATTTGATGAAATTAAGGATTTTGAATTCAATTTATATTTACCTAAGGATTCATTTTTTAAACAAGAACAATTAGAAAAAAGAAAATCCCAAATTAAAGAACTTTCACGTACTACATACCGTGCTAACAACGAAAAGCCTAATCCATATACAGTTATACCGTATGCAGAAATTTGACATGGATCAGATAGAACATTCATTTCAAATCCTAATGTAACAGATTTAGCTGACCACAGTTGATGGTGATTAACTAGGGATTCAGCTTCTCGTATCGGTTATGATGAAGACAGAGCCGATGAATATTTTAATAAGGAAGTTAGCTCAGGATGGTGTTGTTATAATGCTTTAAGTAATTTAATTTTATATAATGAATTATTTAAATATGATGGTTTATTTTCAGATGATGAATATAAAACATTCATTACAAACGACTATAATCCTAATAATTTAATAAGATACACATCACCAGTTTGAAAATGACACAAAAATAACGATAATGCTCCAACAGATTCTGAAAGAAGAACATTCGACTATTATTTGCATAAACTAAATAATAAAAACTATAACTTCAAAATTAAGGAAAGTGGCTGAGCTCTTAATAATTTATATAACAAATTTATAAAAGGAAAAAAAGCAGAAAAATTATATCAACCATACTATAGTGATAGTTGAAAATATTCATTTAAGAAAGCTTGAAAATATATAACTAAATATAAAATTCCTGTTATCCTAACAGCGGGTAATGTAAATGCAAAATACAAAAAATTTAATCATGCATTTATAGCCTATGGATATGATTCTGATACCGATCAATTTTTAATAACAAATTTATGACCAAGTAGTCCAAAAACAAATGCATGTTTGCTTTCTTATTACTTGGATGCAGGTGCTTTTTCAATGTTTACTTTATATCCAGTAAACTATACTCGTGAACATGCATGACCTAAAGCATATTTTAAATATAAAGACAGTGAATATACATGAAAACAAGTGGAGACTCATATTATTTATGACCAATCAGCTAAAGTATAA
- the gltX gene encoding glutamate--tRNA ligase: MTKKVRTRYAPSPTGYLHIGGARTALFCYLFAKHFNGDFIFRLEDTDVKRNVEGGEESQLHNLAWLGIVPDESPLNPNPKYGKYRQSEKLDRYNEVLQELLDKGLAYKAYDTTEELEAQKAESDAKGIPSFRYDRDWLKISDAEKAKRDANGEFSYRLVMPKNVELAWNDIVRDKISFNSDEIADWVIFKSDGYPTYNFAVVVDDHDMEISHILRGEEHIGNTPKQLALYQALGWEAPQFGHMTIITNMEGKKLSKRDLSTKQFIEDYRNEGYIPEAIFNFLALLGWTAADASEVMSQAEIIEKFDPTRLSKSPSKFDIAKMDWFSKQYMKNESNDKLINLMNLDKNAFGTDWLDIFVETFKSSAITTSELKSHLDLYMTPTFEKIQFSEADLKTVQTFTSLLKADLANDIFTIESIQQAINNTQAALGVKGKNLFMPIRLAATCVAHGPELAKAIWLFGSNVILERLNQYEN; the protein is encoded by the coding sequence ATGACTAAAAAAGTTAGAACTCGTTATGCACCTAGCCCAACAGGTTACTTACACATCGGAGGAGCTAGAACCGCATTATTTTGTTACTTATTTGCTAAACATTTCAATGGAGATTTTATCTTTAGATTAGAAGATACTGATGTTAAAAGAAATGTTGAAGGTGGAGAAGAATCTCAACTTCACAATTTAGCTTGACTTGGAATTGTTCCAGATGAAAGCCCACTTAACCCAAATCCTAAATATGGAAAATACCGTCAAAGCGAAAAACTCGATCGTTATAATGAAGTACTACAAGAACTTTTAGATAAAGGTCTTGCTTATAAAGCTTATGATACAACTGAAGAATTAGAAGCACAAAAAGCTGAATCAGATGCTAAAGGAATTCCAAGCTTTAGATATGACAGAGATTGGTTAAAAATTTCTGATGCAGAAAAAGCTAAAAGAGATGCTAATGGTGAATTTTCATACCGTTTAGTAATGCCCAAAAATGTTGAACTTGCTTGAAATGATATTGTTAGAGATAAAATCTCATTTAATTCAGATGAAATTGCTGACTGAGTAATTTTTAAATCTGATGGATATCCTACTTATAACTTTGCTGTAGTAGTAGATGATCATGATATGGAAATTTCTCACATCCTTCGTGGAGAAGAACATATTGGAAACACCCCTAAACAACTTGCTTTATATCAAGCACTTGGTTGAGAAGCTCCACAATTTGGTCACATGACTATTATTACTAATATGGAAGGTAAAAAACTTTCTAAACGTGATTTATCAACTAAACAATTTATCGAAGATTACCGTAATGAAGGATACATTCCAGAAGCGATTTTTAATTTCCTTGCTTTATTAGGATGAACTGCTGCTGATGCAAGTGAAGTAATGTCTCAAGCTGAAATTATTGAAAAATTTGATCCAACCAGACTTTCAAAATCACCTTCTAAATTTGATATTGCAAAAATGGATTGATTCTCAAAACAATATATGAAAAATGAGTCTAATGATAAATTAATTAACTTAATGAATTTAGACAAAAACGCCTTTGGTACAGACTGATTAGATATTTTTGTTGAAACATTTAAATCTAGTGCTATTACTACAAGTGAACTTAAATCACACCTTGATTTATACATGACACCTACTTTTGAAAAAATCCAATTCTCAGAAGCTGATTTAAAAACTGTTCAAACATTTACTAGCTTATTAAAAGCAGATTTAGCTAACGATATTTTTACAATTGAATCTATACAACAAGCTATTAATAATACACAAGCAGCACTAGGAGTTAAGGGTAAAAATCTTTTCATGCCGATAAGACTTGCAGCTACATGTGTAGCTCATGGACCTGAACTAGCTAAAGCTATTTGATTATTTGGAAGCAATGTTATCTTAGAAAGATTAAATCAATATGAAAATTAA